A stretch of DNA from Clostridium sp. JN-9:
TTATATTGTTTGATGTATTTAGTTCATGGAAGAGAATGTGATTACAGCAATCCAGTGGATATAAAGATTGCATCTGAGGGATTAGGAGAATTTCATAAGTCTTCTGAGGGATTTAGATCAACATATATGCATAAATACAATAATGGAAGAATAATTGATAATTTTAAAAGAAGACTTGAAGAAATCAATTTTTTTAAAAGTATAGCAAATATGCATGATACAAAAAATGAATTTGACACTATATTTTTATCTAATGTAGATTATTATATTGGAGAAATAAAAAAAAGCATAGATATTCTGGAGAAATCCCCTTATTATAAAATATGCAGCGAAGAGGACAAAATAGTGTTATGTCACCATGATTTAGCTCATCATAATATAATAATTAAAGATAATGAAGCATATTTTATTGATTTTGACTATTCAATTATTGATATAAAGGTGCATGATTTATGTAATTTTATCAACAAGGTTATTAAAAATTTTGCTTTTGATGTGGAAAAAGCAAAGCAGATAATTAACTGCTACAATTCAGTAAATAACTTAGATTCAAGAGAACTTAAGGTTCTATATGGAATGCTGACTTTCCCGGATGATTTTTATAATATTTCCAAGGATTATTATACAAGGCTTAAGCAGTGGGATGAAGAAGTATTTATATCAAGATTATTAAAGAAGTGCCAGTATAAGGACTATAGGGAAGAATTTTTAAAAAGTTTTTATGAATTTATAAATCATCCTATATAACCAGGCAGAGATGCTTGGTTATTTTCATATATAAAAATAATAATTTGCAGTTATAGCTGCAAATTATTATTTAGAAGTATTTTTAATTATTTTATTATATGAATCTAAAGTATCTTCTGCAGTTTTATTCCAGCTGAAACTGGAAGCTCTTAAAAGTCCCTTTTTTACTAAAGAACTTTTTAAATTGTTATCTGTAAGCACATTGTACATAGATTGCGAAAGGCAGTCTATATCATTTGGATTCACAAGCAATGCAGAATCACCTAATACTTCAGGGAGAGAAGTAATGTTTGAAGCTATTACCGGTATACCGCAGGCCATAGCTTCAACAGGAGGAAGCCCAAAACCTTCATAAAAAGAAGGATAAACAAATAATTCAGAAGCATTATAAAAAATAGGCATATGCTCCATTGGAATAAAACCTGGAAATAGAACTTTATCGGATATATTTAATTTAGCTGCACGATTCTTGTATAATTCATAGGACAAACCATGCTGGCCGATAATAATTAAATTTAAGTCTTTTATTTGTCTGGAAACCTTACTAAAAGCATCTAAAAGACCCATTATATTTTTTCTTGGACTGAAACCACCAACATAAAGAATAAATTTACTGCTTATAGAATAAAATTTATTTAAATAGTTTTTACAGATGTTTTTATCCATAGGTTTATATATGTCCTCACTGGCCAGGTGAGTTACAAATATTTTATCTGATGGTATTCCAAAGCTTTTCATTATATCCATTTTTGAAAATTCTGATACGGTTATAATTCCATCGCAAAGTGATATAATACCTGGTATTTCTTCAGAAAAGATTTTTAAATATCTATCACTAACCGTTTCAGGCATTCTATAAGGGATTACATCATGAAGAGTAATTACAAATTTACAGTTTTTTTCACTTGGAAGTCCTACACCATTTTGGGGTACATGATAAAGTTGTATATCTTTATCGTATAATATATTTGGAATATTAACTTCGTCCCAAAAACTGTTTTTTACCTGTTCATTTATATTGTTTATATTAAAATTATTATTAAATTTTATTGTGGAAGCACAGTTCTCTGACATAAAAAGAAGGTAGCTATTGATGTTATCCATCTTATTTAATGAATTTATTAGCTGGTATGTGTAGGTGCCTATGCCTGTTCCCCTATACCATTTTGCTGCACGGCCGTCAATACCTATTTTCATGCAGGTAATCCTTTCAAACTTACTATATATCATTATATTAAATTCATTTTAAAAGTGTTAATAACATTCTAAATCAATTTTTAGACTCATATAGATTATAAGGGGTGATAACGATGATGAGAGAATTTGAGATCGAGAGGCAGTTTGATATTAAAATTGAAAGTATTAAACCTAACAAAGGAGTATATTTGCTTAAAACTAATAAAGGGATGAGATGTTTAAAAAAAATAAACTATGGAGTTCAGAAGCTACTTTTTGTATATGGAGCTAAAGAACACCTTATGAATAATGGATACACCAGAGTAGACAGATATTGCTGCAATATTGAAGGCAATCCTTATGCTATAGTAAACGAAGATATATACACCCTTTCAGAATGGATAGAAGGAAGAGAATGTGATTTTAAAAATAATTCAGATATTATAAATGCAACAAAAAATCTTGCTGATCTGCATTTATTATCAAAGGGCTACGAGCCGCCTGAAAACAGCAAGCTGAAAAGTGATCTTGGAAGATGGCCAAGGATGATGGAAAAAAGGCTTAAATCATTTGATAAGATGAGAGATATGATTAGAAAAAAGGGAAACAAAAGTAATTTTGATTTAAACTATATAAAATCAGTGCAGTTTTATAAAGATTACGGGAAAAAAGCCATGGATGTATTACAAAATTCAAAATATACAGAGCTTTGCTCTATAGCGGAAGAAGAAAAGAGTTTCTGTCATCACGATTACACATATCATAATATTATTATTGATAATGATAATGTTGTAAATGTAATTGACTTTGACTACTGTAAAAGGGAAGTCAGGACATATGATATTTCTGCATTTATGATTAAGGTATTGAAAAGGTCGGACTGGGATATTGAAATAGCATCTGATATCCTTAAGGCATATAATGAAGTGGATAATATAAAGAAAGAGGAATATAAAGTTTTATATGCTTTCTTGTTATTCCCACAGAGATTCTGGAGGTTAGCAAATAGATATTATTACAATGAGGTGAACTGGCCTGCAAATACATTTAATAATAAACTAGAGGAACTTATTTCAGAGCAGGAAAAGTATGTTAAGTTTATCAATGAATTTGAAAAGGTTTATGGAAGCAATTGGTGCCAATAATTAATTTTCAGGCATACAGAGTTAAATACAAATCTGTATGCCTGAAACTTTTCCGGGGTACTTTAAAAAAGAGTATATTGATTCACCTAAATCCAATAAAATCATAATATATACTATGATTTTATTATGGAGATGAAATTATGGAAATAGGGGATACAGTGGTAAGAAAGTCTTACGGAAAAGATGTAACCTTTAAAATTATTTATAAAAAGGAAACTGAACAAGGAATAATATTTACCTTAAAGGGAATTAATCTAAGAATAGTTGCTGACTCCCCAGAAGGTGATTTGGAAATAGCTACTGAAGACAATATGAGTGAAAGTGAATTGGTTTTTAACAGGAAGGTGAATACATCAATTAAAAAGATTTTATTAAGCAGATTAGTATCTAAAGATCAATATAGAAGTTCAAAATCACAAAGTGCATTCAGGGATGAATTATCATTTGGGAGACCTGGTAAAATACTTCATGTGGATGGAGATAAAGACTATCTGGAGACATGCCTAAAGGTATATAAACAATTAAACCTGGAGGCTGTTGGTAAAATGATATCGGAAAGCGAGCAGCCTCAGAAGGTGTTAGAAATGGTAAAGGCAATTAAACCAGATATAGTAGTAATAACAGGTCATGATGCAATCTCAAAGGGAACAACTAATTATACGGATTTAAATAACTATAGAAATTCAAAGTATTTCGTGGACACTGTAGTGCAGCTGAGAAATTATGAATCAAATTATGATGATCTGGTAATATTTGCAGGAGCGTGCCAGTCATGCTATGAAGCTATTTTGGATGCAGGTGCTAACTTTGCAAGCTCCCCAAGCAGGGTATTGATACACTGCCTTGATCCAGTGTTCTTATGCGAAAAAATAGCATATACAAACATAGAAAAGGTTGTTTCAATGAAGGAGGCCTTGGAAAACACCATAACGGGAACAAAAGGTATAGGAGGACTTCAGACCAGGGGAAAATACAGAGAGGGATTTCCCAAGTCTCAGTTTGTCTAAGTAAAATTATATAAATCACTGCCAATATGATTGCAGGGGGAGCCCCTTTATTTGTAGAACTTAAATAAAATATGAATATTAATAATAAAAGGGGATATAATAACAAACATAATAGTGGCTATATAGATATTTATTTCCTATTATAAGCGAGAATTAACTAACTTTATAGCGGATAATCAGGGATAATGGTACCTTATTACATGTGTTAACAAAAAATTAATATTGACAAAATAATTTGTTTACTATAAAATAGAATGTTTAGTTGACATTGGCGAGCTTATAATATATAATATAATATGTGGAAAGAGGGTGTTTGTTGTGGAAAGAGGCAATGTATTGGCTACAATTAAAAGAGATATTGAGAGCCATGTTGGCGATAAGGTTACATTGAAGGCCAATGGTGGAAGAAGAAAAGTTTTCGTAAATACGGGAACAATTGAAAGGGCCTATCCAAGCATTTTTGTTATCAGATTAGAAAACGACGCCCAGAGGACAGTGACATATAGTTATTCAGACGTTTTAACGAAGACAGTACAATTAGTGTTTTCTGCTTAAGACAGTACAATTTTTGTACTGTCTATTTTTTTTACATTTTTTTATAATTAGAAACAAAAAGAAAGATGGTGGGTTTCCATCTTTCAACTATGGTATAAAAGGGTATTGAGAATTTATGAGAGGTTATATGGTCAACAACCACGTACTATGTTACTCTCTTTTTATTTTCATGTCAATAAGCCAAAATTGTTTTATTGCACATAAAACACAATTATAAAACATTATGATGAAATTTGTAATAATTTGATACGAAATGCTTGTGTAATTACTTTATGTAAGAGAATATATTTTTATAATAATTCTTAAAGATCAATCATATTTTATATGGAATGATTATATAAATTATTAGTAGATAATTTAGGAGGAGGATTATTGTATGGCCATGGAGCTAATTAAAGAGGATATAGAGTGCGAACAGCTGCTTGGTGAAAACTTTTCTGATACAGTGGTAAAATCGGAATACGTTATACCAGATACACATCCGGATGTATATGAAATTTTAATGTTAGATGCTAAACCAGTTATAACAAGCAAGGAAGTAATGCAGGACAAGATTTATTTGGAAGGACAAGTAGAATATAATGTTTTATATCTAGCCAAGGAGGATGAAGGTATTCAGGTGCACAATGCAGTTTACACCGGAAAGTTTACCAATTACATTGAGCTTAATGGAGCTGAACATAAAATGGAATGTGAGGCAGAGTGCTATGTAGAACATATGGAATGTAATATAGTAAACGAAAGAAAGATAAGCATTGAGGGGATTATAAAATTAAAATCTTCCCTGTATAAAAATTATCAGTTCCAGGTTGTAAAAGATATAGAAGGGGAGCAGGATATCCAAATGCTGAAAAACCCTGCATCTATTGATAAGATTGCTGGTATAGTTGATGCTGATTTAATTGCAAAATGTCATATACAAATACCAAATGAAAAGCCTGAAGTTGAAAATATAATTAAACATGATATTTCCATTCACAAAAAAGAAGTAAGGGTTTTGGATGGCAAGATAAGAATAAATGCATGGGCTTTAATTGGCATACTATATAAGGGCAAAAATACCAGGGACTTAATTTATATTGAAAATGATGTGCCTCTTGAAAAAGAAGTTGATGCAGACAATGTTACTTCTTTGATGGATAATTTTACTGATTTCAGAGTTGATGCTGATGAAATAAATGTTGGAGAAGACGATTTAGGAGAAAGCAGAATTATTGATGTTGAGTCTTTAATTAAAGCAAATGTTAAAGTAATGAACAAAGAGGACATGGACATAATTGAAGATGTATATACTCCAACAATGCTTACTAATATGGATAAAAAAGATTACGTATTAAATGTAATGCATGGACATAGGTTTACAGACACAATAATAAAAGGAGATATTGAAATACAAGGGAATATGCCAAGGGCTGCTCAGATAATTATGGCCTGTGGTCAGATCTGTGTAACAGATAAAAAAATAGTTGAAGGTAAGGTAATAGTTGAAGGAATTCTAAAAACTGATGTTCTTTATAAATCTGTGGATGAGGAAAATTATATTTGTACAGTGAAAGAGGAGATACCATTTAACTGCTCTGTAGATATGCCGGGTTCAAAGATAGATATGCAGTGTATAACAAAGGCTTATCTGGAAAGCATAGAAGCTTCCATAGAAGCTAATAATATTTCCATTAAAGCAATTGCTCAGATATATACAAGAGTCAATTATATTACTCACAAGGAATTTATAGTTGATATAAGTCAGGCTGAGGGAGAAGTCCCAGAGAAGAAATCAAGTATTACTATTTATGTGGTTCAGCATAGTGACACCCTTTGGAAAATAGCAAAAAAATATAATACCACTACTAATGTTTTAACTACTGTGAACAATATTGAAAATCCAGATGCCATTAAACCTGGAGAAAAATTGATTATTCCAGGAAGGGCGATAATTTAGAATTGGTAATCTGCCAGCTTAGCTGGTAGATTTTTTTTTGAATAATAAAAGGGATATATGTTAAAAATAATTGATGTGTATAAGAAGGAGTGAAATACATGGGAAATAAGGTAAGTGGTAACTTAATAATAATAGGCGGCGCTGAAGACAAACAGGGCGATAAGATTATTTTAAAAAATGTATGCAGCAAACTTAAAGGGAAAGATGATAGCCTGGTAGTGGCAACAATTGCATCTCAGGTTCCTCATGAACTTGAAATACAATACAAAAAGGTTTTCGGAGAAATGGGTGTCAAAAATATAAACATACTAAATGTAAAAGAAAGAAGTGATTCAGAGGAGCAAAGCAATTTGGAAATGATTGATAAAGCTTCAGTTATTTTTTTTACAGGTGGTGATCAGCTGAGAATTACAAGCTTTATAGGAGGAACTAAGCTATACAACAGCATTAAGAATAGATATGAAAATGGATGCACACTGGTTGGAACATCAGCAGGGGCATCTGTAATGAGCGACACAATGATAGTTTCCGGGCCGGATGAGGAGTCGCCAAAAAAGTGTACTCTTAAAATGGCTCCAGGGCTTGGTTTAATAAAAGGAGTTATAATAGATCAGCACTTTGCACAGAGAGGAAGGATAGGAAGGATTTTGGTAGGTATTGCTGAAAATCCGCAGAGCATAGGCATAGGAATTGATGAAGATACTGCAATTGTTGTGAATGAAACCGGGGATTTACAGGTAATAGGGTCAGGAGCTGTTTATGTAATTGATGGCAGCAGAATTACCAATACCAATGTATCAGAAGAACATCCTGATGACATATTGTCAATTTATAATGTTTTACTTCATGTTCTTAAAAGTGGAGATAAATTTAGTTTGAATTATAGAGAGCCAATTCTATAAAATGGGAGGATTTTAATTTCAAATGAAAATAGAGAACACCAGAGTATTCAAAGGAAGAAATATACATGCTCATAAAAAGTGTATTGCTTTAGAAGTTAATTTAGAAGGCTATGAAAATATACCTAGTAATGAGATCCATGGATTTAATGAAGCTTTACTTAAAGTATTGCCTGAGCTATATGAACATAGATGTGGCATAGATGAAGAACATGGCTTTGTAAAAAGATTAGCTGAGGGAACTTATCTGGGGCATATATGTGAACATATAATTTTAGCATTACAAAATAAAGTTGGTATAACTGCAGCATATGGGAAAACACGAAGAATAAAAGATGACTACTATACTATTGTTTTTCAATATGAATATGAAAAAACAGCTTTAGCTTGTGCAAATATAGCTGTTGATTTGATTAATGCCATAATTGGCAGTAAGTCTTTTAATTTTGAAGGTAAAATTGATGAATTGGTAAACATTTTAAGAACAGAAGAAACAGGGCCCAGCACTAAAGCAATTGTTGAAGAGGCTCAAAGGAGAGGAATACCTGTAATAAAAACTGGGGAAGGCAGTATGTTCCAATTAGGATATGGGAAAAGCAGCAGGATTATTGAAGCCACCATAGGCTGCAATACCAGTGCAATTGCAGTGGATTGCGCCTGTGACAAACTCATAACCAAGGAAATTCTGTATAATCAGTATATCCCTATAGCAGATGGGGGAAAAGTAAGAAACCTCATTGATTTAATATATATGGCTGATAAAATAGGATTTCCTGTAGTGCTGAAACCAAGATTTGGTAATCAGGGAAAAGGTGTATATGTTAACATAAAAAATGAAAAGCAGCTGGCTGAATATTATAATGAACTAAGTAATACATATAAGGAGATAATTATTGAAAAATATATACAGGGCAATGATTATCGAGTATGTGTTGTAGACGGTAAGGTGGTAGCTGCAGCTAAAAGAATACCACCTTTTGTAACTGGAGATGGAATTAACAGTGTTGAGAAATTAATAAAAATATTAAATGAAGATCCAAGAAGAGGTGAAGGCCACGAAAAACCGTTAACTAAAGTAAAAGTTGATGAAGAGTTAATAAATCATATAAATAAGCAAAATTATAATCTAAATGATGTTCTGCCAAAAGGGGAAAAATTATTTTTAAGGGAAAATGCAAATTTATCAACAGGCGGTATATCAATAGACTGCACGGATGAAATATGCAGGGAGAATGTTGAACTCTGCCAAAGATGTGCCAGTGCAATAGGACTTGATATATGTGGAATTGATGTGTGCTGTAGGGACATAAAAGAATCAATCAGAAATAACGGGGCTGTTATTGAGGTTAATGCAGCACCTGGTATCAGAATGCATCACTATCCATACAGCGGCAAAAGCAGAAATGTGGCAAAGGCAATTGTAGATATGCTGTTTAAGGATATCAAAAGGCAAATACCACTAGTGGCTGTTACAGGAACTAATGGGAAAACTACAACTACAAGACTTATAAGCTATGTGTTAAAAGCTTCAGGATATTCAGTAGGTATGACATCTACTGGAGGAATATATATAAATGATGAATGTATAGATATGGGAGATACCACTGGATATGACAGTGCCTTAACTATACTTATGAATAAAAATGTGGATGCAGCAGTTTTAGAATGTGCAAGGGGAGGATTAATCAGAAATGGTTTAGCTTATGATCTGGCAGATGTTGGAGTAATAACAAATATTACTGAAGATCATTTGGGGTTAAATGGTATTGAAACACTTGATGAACTTGCCTCAGTGAAATCCCTTGTGGCAGAAGCAGTCAAAGATGATGGATATGTTGTGCTTAATGCTGATGACTATATGAGTATGAAGATACTGCCAAGAATAAAGAGCAAAATAATAATGTTCTCTAAATCTAAGGATAATGAATACCTAAAGAATAATTTAAAAAATGGCGGTATGGCAATTTATATTAATGACGATTATATGGTGCTGGAGCAGAATTCAAATATCTATCCTATGGTAAAAATAAATGAAATTCCAATTACGCTGGATGGAATATTAGAATATAACAGTGAAAATGCAATGGCAGCCTGTGCAGCTTTAATTGGACTAGGCATAGATAAGGAAATTATTAAGTATGGATTAAGGAGCTTTTACGGAAATGAACAATGTAACCCTGGAAGATTTAATATTTTTGATGTACAGGATTTAAAGGTTATATTGGATTATGGGCATAACATTGAAGGATATAAGGCAGTACTTAAGGGAGCAAAAAAAATACCTCACAATAGACTTATAGGAGTTATAGGGGTACCTGGAGATAGGACTAACAGCAGCGTACTAGAGGTAGGAAGAATTGCTGCAGATAATTTTGATTATATATATATAAAGGAGGATCAGGACAAGAGAGGAAGAAAATGTGGTGAAATTGCTGAACTATTGAAGCAGGGAGTGCTCAGTACAGGCTTTGATAAAAATAAGATAAAGATAATAATAAGTGAAGAAGAAGCTTTAAGTGAGGCTGTTGACAATGGAAGTGAAAATGATCTGATAATTACTTTCTTTGAAAAATATGAGCCTTTACTAAGGCTGATTAATACAAAGCAAGAGAAAATTAATAAGGAATTAACGAATTTTGCATAAAACATACCGCACTAAAATAAATTTAAGATATAACCATAAAAATATGGCTATATCTTTTTTTATGTATTATACTATTTAGGTATAAATTATAATTAAGTTTACTGGAGGAATAAAATGTTAGTAAGGGCTTATGCCAAGGTAAATATTTCTCTTGATGTTGTAGGTAAAAGAGAAGATGGATATCATTTATTAAAAATGATAATGCAGAATATAGATTTGTTTGATGAAATCACTATTAATTCAATTGATTCTGGAATTAAATTAGGCTGCAATAAGGCCTTTATTCCACTGGATAACAGGAATTTGGCATATAGAGCAGCAGAGCTTTTTATAAATGAATATAATGTAAAAAAAGGTGCGGCAATATATATAAAAAAGAATATTCCGGTTTGTGCCGGCTTAGCAGGAGGAAGTACCGATGCAGCAGCTGTGCTTCGGGGGCTTCGGGATATTTACAAACCTGAAATCTCAGACAAGGATCTTATGGCATTAGCACTGAAGATTGGTGCAGATGTGCCATACTGTATATTGGGACAAACAGCACTATGTGAAGGCATTGGAGAGATAATAACAAAGCTTAACCCATTTACAGATAAAATAATGGTATTAGTTAAACCTCCATTTGGTGTATCAACAAAGGAAGTGTATTCAAAACTGGATATTAATAAAATAGCTAAACATCCAAAAACAATGGAAATAATAAGAGCAATGGAAAAAAATGATTTAAAGTTTATAGGCAGTAATTTAAAAAATGTTTTGGAAAATGTAACTGTAAGAAAATACAGGATAATTTCAGAAATAAAAAAACAAATGATTAATGCCGGGGCACTGGGCGCACTTATGAGCGGAAGCGGGCCAACAGTATTTGCCCTATTTGATAATATGCTTTATGCTCAAAACTGCTATGATTTAATGAAAAAGAAGTTCAAAGAAGTATATATTACCAAAACAGTATAGAAAGAGGATTAAACCTAAAAAGAGTTTAATCCTCTTTTTTATATATGAATAAATAACTGGATAAAAGATAAAAATAATCTAGAATTAAAAATAATACATATAAACAAAATGGATAGTTAAGGGGTATGAATAGCAATGAAGGAACAAGTGAGAGAAGAAATATCTGCAAGTGTAAACGATAATACTTCATATCTAAAAAGTTTATTTACAGATGCTTCAGACATTGTATACAGAGAATTTTTAGTATGCAATATAAAGGCATTAATAATATATGTGGATGGCATGGCAGATAAGATATTAATTGATAATTTTGTAATGGAAACACTGATGGATAACAATGGGAATCTAAATAATATTGAAAATGTAAGTGAAATAAAAGATAAAATATTAACAGTTTCTGATATTAAAGCTGTAACAAAATTACCTGAAGGTGTGGATTCAGTTTTATCAGGGGATACAATGCTGTTTATTGACGGGTTAAAAGAATGCTATGTGATTTCCACCAGGTTCTGGCCTG
This window harbors:
- a CDS encoding CotS family spore coat protein; amino-acid sequence: MVNKYKEKSYLSHYDLSIDLFKEFGVNVTDVAPVRNVFIVSTDKGDMILKKIDYSEEQLKFILSGIKYVKNKFNRVMDFVKLKNGDICLPWKSDLYCLMYLVHGRECDYSNPVDIKIASEGLGEFHKSSEGFRSTYMHKYNNGRIIDNFKRRLEEINFFKSIANMHDTKNEFDTIFLSNVDYYIGEIKKSIDILEKSPYYKICSEEDKIVLCHHDLAHHNIIIKDNEAYFIDFDYSIIDIKVHDLCNFINKVIKNFAFDVEKAKQIINCYNSVNNLDSRELKVLYGMLTFPDDFYNISKDYYTRLKQWDEEVFISRLLKKCQYKDYREEFLKSFYEFINHPI
- a CDS encoding glycosyltransferase family 1 protein, with the protein product MKIGIDGRAAKWYRGTGIGTYTYQLINSLNKMDNINSYLLFMSENCASTIKFNNNFNINNINEQVKNSFWDEVNIPNILYDKDIQLYHVPQNGVGLPSEKNCKFVITLHDVIPYRMPETVSDRYLKIFSEEIPGIISLCDGIITVSEFSKMDIMKSFGIPSDKIFVTHLASEDIYKPMDKNICKNYLNKFYSISSKFILYVGGFSPRKNIMGLLDAFSKVSRQIKDLNLIIIGQHGLSYELYKNRAAKLNISDKVLFPGFIPMEHMPIFYNASELFVYPSFYEGFGLPPVEAMACGIPVIASNITSLPEVLGDSALLVNPNDIDCLSQSMYNVLTDNNLKSSLVKKGLLRASSFSWNKTAEDTLDSYNKIIKNTSK
- a CDS encoding CotS family spore coat protein is translated as MMREFEIERQFDIKIESIKPNKGVYLLKTNKGMRCLKKINYGVQKLLFVYGAKEHLMNNGYTRVDRYCCNIEGNPYAIVNEDIYTLSEWIEGRECDFKNNSDIINATKNLADLHLLSKGYEPPENSKLKSDLGRWPRMMEKRLKSFDKMRDMIRKKGNKSNFDLNYIKSVQFYKDYGKKAMDVLQNSKYTELCSIAEEEKSFCHHDYTYHNIIIDNDNVVNVIDFDYCKREVRTYDISAFMIKVLKRSDWDIEIASDILKAYNEVDNIKKEEYKVLYAFLLFPQRFWRLANRYYYNEVNWPANTFNNKLEELISEQEKYVKFINEFEKVYGSNWCQ
- the yabG gene encoding sporulation peptidase YabG; this translates as MEIGDTVVRKSYGKDVTFKIIYKKETEQGIIFTLKGINLRIVADSPEGDLEIATEDNMSESELVFNRKVNTSIKKILLSRLVSKDQYRSSKSQSAFRDELSFGRPGKILHVDGDKDYLETCLKVYKQLNLEAVGKMISESEQPQKVLEMVKAIKPDIVVITGHDAISKGTTNYTDLNNYRNSKYFVDTVVQLRNYESNYDDLVIFAGACQSCYEAILDAGANFASSPSRVLIHCLDPVFLCEKIAYTNIEKVVSMKEALENTITGTKGIGGLQTRGKYREGFPKSQFV
- a CDS encoding Veg family protein — protein: MERGNVLATIKRDIESHVGDKVTLKANGGRRKVFVNTGTIERAYPSIFVIRLENDAQRTVTYSYSDVLTKTVQLVFSA
- a CDS encoding SPOCS domain-containing protein, encoding MAMELIKEDIECEQLLGENFSDTVVKSEYVIPDTHPDVYEILMLDAKPVITSKEVMQDKIYLEGQVEYNVLYLAKEDEGIQVHNAVYTGKFTNYIELNGAEHKMECEAECYVEHMECNIVNERKISIEGIIKLKSSLYKNYQFQVVKDIEGEQDIQMLKNPASIDKIAGIVDADLIAKCHIQIPNEKPEVENIIKHDISIHKKEVRVLDGKIRINAWALIGILYKGKNTRDLIYIENDVPLEKEVDADNVTSLMDNFTDFRVDADEINVGEDDLGESRIIDVESLIKANVKVMNKEDMDIIEDVYTPTMLTNMDKKDYVLNVMHGHRFTDTIIKGDIEIQGNMPRAAQIIMACGQICVTDKKIVEGKVIVEGILKTDVLYKSVDEENYICTVKEEIPFNCSVDMPGSKIDMQCITKAYLESIEASIEANNISIKAIAQIYTRVNYITHKEFIVDISQAEGEVPEKKSSITIYVVQHSDTLWKIAKKYNTTTNVLTTVNNIENPDAIKPGEKLIIPGRAII
- a CDS encoding cyanophycinase, which produces MGNKVSGNLIIIGGAEDKQGDKIILKNVCSKLKGKDDSLVVATIASQVPHELEIQYKKVFGEMGVKNINILNVKERSDSEEQSNLEMIDKASVIFFTGGDQLRITSFIGGTKLYNSIKNRYENGCTLVGTSAGASVMSDTMIVSGPDEESPKKCTLKMAPGLGLIKGVIIDQHFAQRGRIGRILVGIAENPQSIGIGIDEDTAIVVNETGDLQVIGSGAVYVIDGSRITNTNVSEEHPDDILSIYNVLLHVLKSGDKFSLNYREPIL
- the cphA gene encoding cyanophycin synthetase, whose translation is MKIENTRVFKGRNIHAHKKCIALEVNLEGYENIPSNEIHGFNEALLKVLPELYEHRCGIDEEHGFVKRLAEGTYLGHICEHIILALQNKVGITAAYGKTRRIKDDYYTIVFQYEYEKTALACANIAVDLINAIIGSKSFNFEGKIDELVNILRTEETGPSTKAIVEEAQRRGIPVIKTGEGSMFQLGYGKSSRIIEATIGCNTSAIAVDCACDKLITKEILYNQYIPIADGGKVRNLIDLIYMADKIGFPVVLKPRFGNQGKGVYVNIKNEKQLAEYYNELSNTYKEIIIEKYIQGNDYRVCVVDGKVVAAAKRIPPFVTGDGINSVEKLIKILNEDPRRGEGHEKPLTKVKVDEELINHINKQNYNLNDVLPKGEKLFLRENANLSTGGISIDCTDEICRENVELCQRCASAIGLDICGIDVCCRDIKESIRNNGAVIEVNAAPGIRMHHYPYSGKSRNVAKAIVDMLFKDIKRQIPLVAVTGTNGKTTTTRLISYVLKASGYSVGMTSTGGIYINDECIDMGDTTGYDSALTILMNKNVDAAVLECARGGLIRNGLAYDLADVGVITNITEDHLGLNGIETLDELASVKSLVAEAVKDDGYVVLNADDYMSMKILPRIKSKIIMFSKSKDNEYLKNNLKNGGMAIYINDDYMVLEQNSNIYPMVKINEIPITLDGILEYNSENAMAACAALIGLGIDKEIIKYGLRSFYGNEQCNPGRFNIFDVQDLKVILDYGHNIEGYKAVLKGAKKIPHNRLIGVIGVPGDRTNSSVLEVGRIAADNFDYIYIKEDQDKRGRKCGEIAELLKQGVLSTGFDKNKIKIIISEEEALSEAVDNGSENDLIITFFEKYEPLLRLINTKQEKINKELTNFA
- the ispE gene encoding 4-(cytidine 5'-diphospho)-2-C-methyl-D-erythritol kinase, with the protein product MLVRAYAKVNISLDVVGKREDGYHLLKMIMQNIDLFDEITINSIDSGIKLGCNKAFIPLDNRNLAYRAAELFINEYNVKKGAAIYIKKNIPVCAGLAGGSTDAAAVLRGLRDIYKPEISDKDLMALALKIGADVPYCILGQTALCEGIGEIITKLNPFTDKIMVLVKPPFGVSTKEVYSKLDINKIAKHPKTMEIIRAMEKNDLKFIGSNLKNVLENVTVRKYRIISEIKKQMINAGALGALMSGSGPTVFALFDNMLYAQNCYDLMKKKFKEVYITKTV